In the Microscilla marina ATCC 23134 genome, GTTCTATTTTTTCTTTTTTCACTATCTCTTGCCGTTTTCGGGCAGCTTGGCGAACCTTTCTATTTGGTGACTTCAAGTGTTGTTTATATTCTTTCACCTCTTGCTGGGTCATGAGGTGGTACTCAAATGAGCTTCCCCGGTTTCCGTAAGCGATAAAAAAACTAATCAGTGAAATGACTAGCCACACAGTAGCGGCGTTTCGGTTGATAACTGTACCAGTGATAAACACCAAAATGATAGAAAAAGCAGAGTCTACAATAAGACTGGTAGCAGTATTAATGTTTACATGTACGGTGGCAAGCGCAAAAAGCTGAAGTGTAATCAGTGAAGCCCAAGTGCTTACCTGAGATACCCAGCGAGGCTGGTTGGTTTTGCCTGCGAGTAAACGACTATGGTGGTATGCCGAAAAAGCATGGATGCCAATCGTAAGCGGTATCATAATCATATCGCGGGCAGGTTCAGGTAAATGCCCAAACGAAATGAGTTGAATAGCCAGGTGAAGCGACGTAATGATTACCAAAGACAGGTTTACAGCCACCAGAATTTTCTTTTTGGTGTTTTTGTAAGGTGCCTGAAGTATCAGACTTGCTTCATGAAGAGCGTCTTTATTTTTTTGAGATTCCTTCACCATATTGTATCAAACTTACTTTTGGCTATTCTTCCTTTTTATAAATTTGGGTTTGTACTTGTACGCTTATTTGACAAGGGTTTTTAAAATAATGTTCTTCAGCTTTTTGGTAATACTCCACTACTTCTTCGCGTTGAGCAATGAACACATACATAGCCCACATATACATGCGTCCCAATTCTGTGACATTTTCTTGTACCTTTACCTCGTTTTCTTGTCCTGTATTTTTAGCAGTAATAGAATGCTCTTGCACAAGCTTAAGGTGTTGGTTTTGAGCCAACGTAGGTAAATCATTCAAAATATCCCGGTTACCTTCATAAATATCCTTGTGTTTTTGAACCATTCGCTTGATCAGTTTGGGTCCTGCAAAAGTAGAGTCGTTTACATCCATCACATACAAAGCACCCCCAGGTTTCAATATCCGATATATTTCCATTAATGCCAACTCTGGATTACTTAAATGAATAAATAAAAAACCAGCATGTACTACACTTACACTATTGTCTGCAAACCCTGTGTCATAAGCGTTGCCTTGTATCCAGCGAATATTAGGGTATGATAACGATGAGTAAGTAATCATATCTTTTGATATATCCATCCCTACAAAGTCATATCCTTTGAAATGCTCGTTTTGGGCAATGGCAGACAAGTAAACCCCTGGACCACACCCTATGTCCAGAAATGTTCCAGGTGGCGATGGTAAATGTTTTATTTTGCTAAACACAGGCTCTTGAATGAGGTAAAGCAAACGAGCTTGTGCTATAAGCCTCGGTAGCTCATCTTTAAATAATAAAGAATCGATATAAAGGTTTTCTTTTTTTAACTCCCCCAAAATCAAGTAATCCATGTGATTGATTTCTTCAAGAAAACGCAACAAAGAAGGAGGAGGTATCTCGTACCTTAGTGTCAATGATTGTACATACTTCTTTACCCTTATATAAGCTGATTTCAACACATCTTCTCCCTTGGCCAGCAATACATGACGCTGACCATGTGTAGTTTCTACAGTTTTGTAAGAACTAAAGCCAAATGTTTTATAATAGAGACGAAGCCTGCTATGTGTATCGCTTAAGCCTACGACAAAATATTCGGGGTGAATGGTTTCAAAAATTTTTTTCCAGGCAATAGATGCCAGAAATTCGGCCAAACGAGAACCTCGGTATTCTGGGAGTTCAACCCGGCGCGAAAACTGAACAATGCGTCTTTTGGCAGCAGGCAATTCAAATTCTTCGAAAATTTTACCCTGTGGGGGAAAAATATATGCCGAGAGCGAAGAAACCAGCTTATTATTATGAAAAGCGCCAAGGTGGAGCCCTTGAGTGTCATAGGGCGACTGCATAAGGTAATCTTCTAATCCTTGACCATCGACAAATACTGCTTTTCTTAAAGCATAAATTTGATCTTTGTACTGGTCAAAGTTCATCCAAATAATTTCAAGGTTTGATTTTATCTCAGCTACTTTCATCAGAGTTTTATACCATTTTTAAAATACAGAATTTATGTATTTGAAGGCATCGATTATAAGTTTTGTTTAGACTAACAAAACATCCATAACAAGCATTACAGGTGTTTGTGCTGCTGATATACTACGGAAATACATACGATTGACAAAACTTTATCAATCAGTTCATCATTATTGGAAATGTCTTAATTACTGCGTACAATAACTTTGTAGACAAGCATATTTTTTGTGACAAGTATTCAAATATAGAGCAACAAAAATCAAAATCAAAGCAGGTTTTTACTTAACAAAATAATAGTTTTTGTTATTTTTTACTACTAAAAACTATACATATCTGTTTTATTATCAATTGGTAACCCTTTTTCATAAGGAGGCACATCTGCTATTTCTCCTGACTTTACTCTACTTTGTAATTGCTTCCAATATTCTTTGTCTAATAAACCAGGGTGTTTCTCTGTCAATACTTCCTTAAGTTCTGGATCATTCTTCAATATTGCTTGTATTTGTTGGGTAAGGCGGTGTATACCTTCAGGTTGGACATCGCTCAACCACCCCAATTGCTCATAGTTATAGCATATTACCCGGCTATGTTGCGATACTCCAAAACAGTTGAGCGATAAATTGGCAGGTAAGATATTTGCCAAGGCGAGTTGTTTAATTGCCAAACCGTAGTCTTGCATCACTAGTTTGCGCGCCATTACATTGGCTTTTTTCAAGAAAAGATCCAGTGACACCATTCGTCTTTCGACCAATAGGTAGGCAATTGATATTTGGTTGTTTCCGGTTATTTTTACCTGAGAAGGAGCCTGTGTGCAAAGGTGCTCTAAAACCTGAGTGGACATAATTTCTTTAGGAAATATAAAATTGTAAAACTCCAGTGCCTGAGTCATTCGCCCTACCCGATTTTTTTGAGAAAGTGTCCGGTATTTATCTTTTATAGCTGCTTCTTTGTCAGAAGTGCTTGTTTGATCGTGTAACACCCTGAATACCATATTAAAAGAGGGCAAGGTAAAAGTAGTCATAGAGGTACTCGTTTGGTTTTGCCAAAGCACCATTTCATCGGGTGCTTTTTTGATATGTGCATTTAACTGACGGATTAAAACTGTCTTACAATGGTTGTCAAAACCTATGGAACTATACAGTTCAGCGGTGAGCTTAGAGGGCAGTAGCACTTGCAAAAACTCAATCAATAAAGAAGGGGCAGGAGTGTCAGCCAAAAAGCAAGAGTGTGCAAAACTAAACACAATACTTAAGCTATTGGGGTTGGTGATCAAAGTTTCGATAATTACTTTTCTCTCTACACTCAGTATGGGCAATACAAAAGGCATTAAAATACCTTGTACCTGAAGTTTGCCTATAATATACCCCCTTTTATTACGGTAAAATACCGACTTAAGAACTTCTATAGTAATGGTATGAGACTTTAAAAAACGAGGCGAAACCCTTTGTTGCAATGTGGCTGTAATCAAACCTACATCCCGGTCAAGGTTTTCATAGTCAAAGTTAAAATCCAGTAGAAGTTGATGAATAGTTTCAAACAGGTGGTTATCATTTATTTGATAGGTATGATAAATAGCAGATACTCCACCTTTAGTCACGCGGTGCTTGTAATAACTTTTGCTAACAAATAAGTATTCATTGTTCAAGTGACGATAATTGTACAAACGGCCGTATATAGAGTTAAAAAAAGTTTCGGCTATGTCGCCTGCCGAGTGGTTCTGAACTGTGACTGAGTACTCTTGCTTAAGATAAGCCCAGTCACTTTGGTTATTTTCTAACGTTGGACGGATGTTTAATATCTGGTCTAACACAGATTGTAAGGTTTGGTTGTACAAACCTTGTCTTTGAGAAGCAACACCTTGAATTTTTTGATAGTTTTCTTGCTTAAAATCACCTTCTACAGATCGTGTGATTTGTCTAAAGCCTTCAAAATACTTTTCAAATCCCTCAAATATGATGTTAACTATTTGTTGTGTGGTTGTATATTTCATTGTCAAGCGCTAACTAAGCCAATATTTAGTGTTTGATGATACTAAATATTTACTGGTTTTTCAATGAACTTGTCCCGACTTTTTGAATGTTTGCAAAAATTATTGCTTTTGTTGAGTGACAAGAAGATTTTCCCTGATAAACCAACCAGAGTTTAGTAAAAGAAGCATAGCAGCACTATGGTGATAGTGGCAGCTCCTTGCAAAATAAGCTTTTGAAGAAGTGCCCCAATCAGAGATAATATTTGGTAAATAAAGTAATTTTTTTAGTAAGAGTAGAGAGGTAGTGCAAATACCTCTCTATCTAAAGCAGCTTAGGCCGCTCTTCTTTGCAAGAGCATTTGGCGTTGGTATTTTTTAGGTGTGGTACCTTCTTCTTGCTTAAAAAAAGCATAAAAAGTTGTTTTGGAACCAAACCCTGCCTGTTTTGCCAAACCTTCCAGACTTAGCTTTTTGCTTTCTTCCAAAGTCAGTAACCGCTTAAACTCCTGTAGTCTTAAATGATTGATATAAGTATAAAAGTTTTTGTATTCTTGTTCTCTGATAGCTTGAGTCAAAGTTTTGTACCTGATTCCTAATTCTTGAGAAAGCCACTTTAGCGTAAGATCGTTTTTTTTATAAGCTTTGTGCTTTTCCATAAACGTTTCTAACGCTTTGTATGCCTCCGTAGTTTTTGGGTGAATAACTTCAGCTTTTCTTTCAATTACAAACGTGTTTTTTAGAGTACTAAGACCTATCCAGCACAAGGTAATAAGTATATAGGTGGCAGAAATAATAGACATGTTAACCGATAAGACATTTGGTGGATATACTGCTTTTAATATATCATTCATGATCCAAATGATATGTAAGCATAGTAAAATTTTCACAAGTTGCTTAACCCATACAGGGTAGCGCATGTTCTGTTGGGTGTAGCTGTTGAGTTGTTGCCAGGAAATAAGGCAAATAGTAATAGCCATTGCGTAGCCTGTTATTTTAAATATTTGAGTGTACAAGCTAAAGGCAGGTGAACTGAGGTAAAGTTGTTGTTCTTGAAAAGGCTGCAGCAACCAGTATATTTTATAAATAACATCAACTCCCCAAATGCTAAGCATAAAATAATGGAGGGTTGGTATTTTCCTGTATAGTGAAGTGATAAAGAACAGGAAAAAAGGACCATGTAAAAAAATATTGCCGAAAGACAAAAAATAGGCGGTAGGAGATGATTGCTTGAATAACCATATAATAAGCTCAAACGAAACCCCCAGAATAGCTACCCCAAGGAATGATGCACGAGGGTATTTTTTGCATCTAAAAAAATGAATACTTAAGAATAGCCCCATGAACGCGGCTAGGAACGAGATATAATTTGCAATAGGATACATAATATAATCAGATGGTTGTAGTGAGTAAGTGTTATGATGTACTGTTGAAGGAGGAAAATATTTGGTATAGATTTTCCTGTGAATTAATTAGTACAAAAGTAAGACTTGTTAGCGGCTGGGGCAAATTTTTGTACTTAACAAGGGCTTAACAAGTAAATATACTAATACTCGTTTTTTTGATTTTAAGTTATTGATATTGAGTATCTTATATTTTTTGTATATCTAAAGTAGAGTTGGGTTTTTGTGAGATCAGGAATGTTTTGTTAACAAAATAAACTGTAGGCCGATGTTGTAAAATCAATATTTACTTGTTTGATAAGTGTTACAAGTCATCAATAAATTTGGCAAGTTTTTCATCTGATGGTATAGAAAGTTTCTTACGGATTCGATGGCGGGCAACTGAAGTACTGCCATGCGTGATTCCTAAAATAGACGCAATTTCTTTAGAGGTAAACTTTAGCTTAACCAAAGCACATAAACGCAATTCTGTATCACTTAATTCGTCCGAAATGCCTTTTAGCTTATCAAAGAAACCTTGATGTACTTCCAGAAATAGCGCAAAAAAGTTATTCCAATCTTTATCTATTTGAATACCAGAGTCAACCAAGCGGGCAAGCTGGGTAACATTTACCTTATTATCTTTTTTTAGGGATTGTATGCTTTCTTTTACTTTTTCAAGAATTTCGTTTTTCTGAATAATATGTAATGCCTTTGAGGCAAGCTGTTGTTGTTTTATTTCCAGTTCTTTTTTAAGTGTTTCAGCAAGCAATTTTTTTTCGTTTAACTGAGCCTTGGTCAGTTTTGTTTCTGCGTCGTGTAATTGTTGATTTTGTATAATCAACTGTTTGTTTTTGCTTACCCTTAATCGTAAAAACATAACCAACAAACTACCTAAGAAGAACAGGCTTATAAAAGCACCTACAAAAGTATATTTGAGGAGTGTTTCATGTTGTTTTTCTTTTTTTAACAGTGTTATCTGATTATTCTTCAATATGATTTGCTGCTCTTTCTTTTGGGTTTCATAGCGGGTTTCTATCTCTACTAGTTGTTTGTTTTTTTCCAGATTAAACAAAGAGTCTTTTGCTTGAATTAATAGAGTTCGTGATTCGATGGCTTTTTTGTAGCTACCCAGTTTCATATAACATTTAAACAATACCTCGCTGATATTCTTTATCGAAATCAACCGCTTGTTTTGTTGTGCAAGTGTAAGCGCCTCTTCGCCATTTTTGATTGCATAAGTAT is a window encoding:
- a CDS encoding class I SAM-dependent methyltransferase codes for the protein MKVAEIKSNLEIIWMNFDQYKDQIYALRKAVFVDGQGLEDYLMQSPYDTQGLHLGAFHNNKLVSSLSAYIFPPQGKIFEEFELPAAKRRIVQFSRRVELPEYRGSRLAEFLASIAWKKIFETIHPEYFVVGLSDTHSRLRLYYKTFGFSSYKTVETTHGQRHVLLAKGEDVLKSAYIRVKKYVQSLTLRYEIPPPSLLRFLEEINHMDYLILGELKKENLYIDSLLFKDELPRLIAQARLLYLIQEPVFSKIKHLPSPPGTFLDIGCGPGVYLSAIAQNEHFKGYDFVGMDISKDMITYSSLSYPNIRWIQGNAYDTGFADNSVSVVHAGFLFIHLSNPELALMEIYRILKPGGALYVMDVNDSTFAGPKLIKRMVQKHKDIYEGNRDILNDLPTLAQNQHLKLVQEHSITAKNTGQENEVKVQENVTELGRMYMWAMYVFIAQREEVVEYYQKAEEHYFKNPCQISVQVQTQIYKKEE
- a CDS encoding isocitrate dehydrogenase kinase/phosphatase AceK regulatory subunit; translated protein: MKYTTTQQIVNIIFEGFEKYFEGFRQITRSVEGDFKQENYQKIQGVASQRQGLYNQTLQSVLDQILNIRPTLENNQSDWAYLKQEYSVTVQNHSAGDIAETFFNSIYGRLYNYRHLNNEYLFVSKSYYKHRVTKGGVSAIYHTYQINDNHLFETIHQLLLDFNFDYENLDRDVGLITATLQQRVSPRFLKSHTITIEVLKSVFYRNKRGYIIGKLQVQGILMPFVLPILSVERKVIIETLITNPNSLSIVFSFAHSCFLADTPAPSLLIEFLQVLLPSKLTAELYSSIGFDNHCKTVLIRQLNAHIKKAPDEMVLWQNQTSTSMTTFTLPSFNMVFRVLHDQTSTSDKEAAIKDKYRTLSQKNRVGRMTQALEFYNFIFPKEIMSTQVLEHLCTQAPSQVKITGNNQISIAYLLVERRMVSLDLFLKKANVMARKLVMQDYGLAIKQLALANILPANLSLNCFGVSQHSRVICYNYEQLGWLSDVQPEGIHRLTQQIQAILKNDPELKEVLTEKHPGLLDKEYWKQLQSRVKSGEIADVPPYEKGLPIDNKTDMYSF
- a CDS encoding helix-turn-helix domain-containing protein; this translates as MLSIWGVDVIYKIYWLLQPFQEQQLYLSSPAFSLYTQIFKITGYAMAITICLISWQQLNSYTQQNMRYPVWVKQLVKILLCLHIIWIMNDILKAVYPPNVLSVNMSIISATYILITLCWIGLSTLKNTFVIERKAEVIHPKTTEAYKALETFMEKHKAYKKNDLTLKWLSQELGIRYKTLTQAIREQEYKNFYTYINHLRLQEFKRLLTLEESKKLSLEGLAKQAGFGSKTTFYAFFKQEEGTTPKKYQRQMLLQRRAA